The region CGAAGCAGTCTAAGGCTTGATCTGGAGCAATGCCTCCCGGCTTGCAGGCAGGGGTAAGTTCCGATCCGGGAGATCCGGAATGACGACCAAGGCCCGCCCCGACGACGTGCGTCTCGGAGTGCCCGCGATCGACGCGGAACACGAGGCCCAGCTGAAGCTCCTCGACGCGCTCGAGGCCGCCGCGGCCAGCGGCGACCGGGAGAGGACCCGCGATCGCCTCGCGACCTTCGTCACCTACCTCGACGCGCACTTCCTGTCGGAGCAGTTATTGATGCGCGGTCACGCCTACCCCGGCTACGCCGCCCACGTGCAGGACCACGAGGCGGCGATCGGCATGATGAACGAGCTGCGCGAGCGGATCGACGCCGGGGAGGACGAGCTGCAGCCGCCGGTGCTCGACGCCCTCCGGCGCTGGCTCATCGGCCACGTCACGACGGTCGACCGCGACTTCGCGGAGTTCCTGAAGGAGCGGGGGAAGGCGCGTTAGGCGAGCAGGTCGTCGAGCCCCCGGGACAGGACTCCCTTGGGCTGGGCGCCGATCAGCGAATCGACCACCTTGCCGCCCTTGAAGTAGAGGAGAGCGGGGATCGAGGTGATCCCGAATCGCGCGGCGAGATCCCCCGCCTCGTCCACGTTGACCTTCCCGACCTTCGCCCGGCCGTCGTATTCGGCGGCGAGCTCGTCGATCGACGGTCCGACCATGCGGCAGGGCGCGCACCAGGCGGCCCAGAAATCCACCAGGACCGGCACTTCGCTCT is a window of Candidatus Polarisedimenticolaceae bacterium DNA encoding:
- a CDS encoding hemerythrin family protein — protein: MTTKARPDDVRLGVPAIDAEHEAQLKLLDALEAAAASGDRERTRDRLATFVTYLDAHFLSEQLLMRGHAYPGYAAHVQDHEAAIGMMNELRERIDAGEDELQPPVLDALRRWLIGHVTTVDRDFAEFLKERGKAR
- the trxA gene encoding thioredoxin, whose translation is MASEKVLQLDGTNFDREVLQSEVPVLVDFWAAWCAPCRMVGPSIDELAAEYDGRAKVGKVNVDEAGDLAARFGITSIPALLYFKGGKVVDSLIGAQPKGVLSRGLDDLLA